A section of the Zygosaccharomyces rouxii strain CBS732 chromosome B complete sequence genome encodes:
- the BRX1 gene encoding ribosome biogenesis protein BRX1 (highly similar to uniprot|Q08235 Saccharomyces cerevisiae YOL077C BRX1 Nucleolar protein involved in the biogenesis of large ribosomal subunits depletion leads to defects in rRNA processing and a block in the assembly of large ribosomal subunits possesses a sigma(70)-like RNA-binding motif) — translation MSSIYKALANPKSKEKSEKTHMNRQRVLLITSRGVNYRHRHLIQDLYSLLPHSRKEPKLDTKKDLQQLNEIAELYNCNNILFFEARKHQDLYLWMSKPPNGPTVKFFVQNLHTMEELNFTGNCLRGSRPILSFDHKFDESPHYQLIKELLLHNFGVPPQSRKTKPFFDHVMSFSIVDDKVWVRTFEISHSARNTEEYQEEQEDISLVEIGPRFVMTVILVLEGSFGGPKIYENKQYVSPNFVRAQLKQQAAQQARDRSEAAIQRKIRKRENVLAADPLSNEVLMKE, via the coding sequence ATGTCTTCTATTTACAAGGCACTAGCCAATCCCAAGTCTAAGGAGAAGTCTGAAAAGACCCATATGAACAGACAGAGGGTCCTATTAATCACATCAAGAGGTGTCAACTACAGACATCGTCATTTGATTCAGGATCTCTACTCACTGCTACCACACTCTAGAAAGGAACCCAAATTGGATACTAAGAAAGACTTGCAACAGTTGAACGAGATCGCAGAACTATACAACTGCAACAATATCCTATTTTTTGAAGCTAGAAAGCATCAAGATTTATACCTATGGATGTCTAAACCACCTAATGGACCTACCGTGAAATTCTTCGTTCAAAATTTACATACCATGGAGGAATTAAATTTCACTGGGAATTGCTTGAGAGGTTCAAGACCAATCCTTTCATTTGATCATAAATTTGACGAATCTCCACACTACCAGTTGATTAAAGAGCTGTTGTTGCACAATTTTGGTGTACCACCACAGTCAAGAAAGACCAAACCATTCTTTGACCATGTAATGTCATTTAGCATCGTGGATGATAAGGTTTGGGTTagaacttttgaaatttctcaTTCCGCAAGAAACACTGAAGAATACCAAGAAGAGCAAGAAGACATATCGTTAGTAGAAATCGGACCTCGTTTCGTAATGACCGTCATCCTTGTACTTGAAGGTTCATTTGGTGGACCCAAGATCTACGAGAACAAGCAGTACGTCTCGCCAAACTTCGTTAGAGCTCAATTGAAGCAACAAGCAGCTCAACAGGCAAGAGATAGATCTGAAGCTGCCATTCAAAGGAAGATTAGAAAGAGGGAGAACGTTTTAGCGGCTGACCCACTTTCAAATGAAGTTTTGATGAAGGAATAA
- the ATP19 gene encoding F1F0 ATP synthase subunit k (similar to uniprot|P81451 Saccharomyces cerevisiae YOL077W-A), whose product MGNAYHILGRTVQPHQISLATLSLVALLAVPNPFAKKQPQTLDFAASSADEEKFIKNYVEQHSKAEH is encoded by the coding sequence ATGGGTAACGCTTATCACATTTTGGGTAGAACAGTTCAACCACACCAAATCTCACTTGCTACTCTTTCATTGGTCGCACTTTTAGCGGTACCCAATCCATTTGCCAAGAAGCAACCACAAACTTTGGATTTTgctgcttcttctgctgatgaggaaaaattcatcaagaactATGTCGAACAGCATTCAAAGGCCGAACACTAG
- the ATG42 gene encoding carboxypeptidase C (similar to uniprot|P38109 Saccharomyces cerevisiae YBR139W), translating to MKLITVLSTLAGVSQAVSLFEGNWLGEFESKLQSPRNIYQEVTKGFSHRWDSVQVLESPIDPSYSLRIKEVDPAKLGVDTVKQWSGYLDYEDSKHFFYWAFESRNDPSKDPVILWLNGGPGCSSFTGLLFELGPSQIGPEIKPIHNPHSWNNNATVIFLEQPLGVGFSYGDEKVTNTRAAGRDVYIFLELFFEKFPHLRSHDFHIAGESYAGHYIPQIAHEIVIENPGRTFDLTSVLIGNGITDSLIQNDYYQPMACGEGGYPQLLTDEDCSTMEKNTNRCRTLNRICYGTKSNIACVAATAFCESVTVGTFQEKTGLNVYDIRGPCEDNDSGTCYFGMNYVDDYMNQRYVQDALGSDVHNYTGCNDQVFLGFALTGDGAKPFQQYVTELVDLNIPVLLYAGDKDYICNWLGNKAWSDKLDWRYGEKYESLPLKAWKSQSTGEKLGEVKNYGPLTFLRIYDAGHMVPYDQPEAALEMVNDWITGSHDFGYSEERLDAEDLWLEKLKEIWLE from the coding sequence ATGAAGCTAATAACTGTCTTATCTACTCTTGCAGGTGTATCCCAAGCAGTTTCACTGTTCGAAGGGAATTGGCTGGGTGAATTTGAATCCAAGCTACAGTCACCTAGGAACATTTACCAAGAGGTCACCAAGGGATTTTCACACCGTTGGGATTCTGTGCAGGTTCTAGAGTCGCCCATCGATCCAAGTTATTCTCTAAGGATTAAAGAAGTGGATCCTGCTAAACTGGGCGTGGACACTGTTAAGCAATGGTCAGGTTATTTGGATTACGAAGATAGTAAGCATTTCTTCTATTGGGCATTTGAAAGTAGGAACGATCCTTCAAAGGATCCTGTAATTCTGTGGCTCAACGGTGGCCCTGGCTGTTCATCCTTTACTGGACTATTGTTCGAATTAGGACCTTCGCAAATTGGGCCTGAAATTAAGCCAATTCACAACCCTCATTCGTGGAATAATAATGCAACTGTGATCTTCTTGGAACAACCGCTAGGTGTTGGTTTTTCatatggtgatgaaaaggTTACCAATACCAGAGCTGCTGGTAGGGACGTCTACATCTTCTTGGAATTATTCTTCGAAAAGTTCCCACATTTGAGATCGCATGACTTCCACATTGCTGGTGAATCCTATGCTGGACATTACATTCCTCAGATTGCCCATGAAATCGTTATCGAAAATCCTGGAAGAACTTTTGACCTAACCTCTGTTCTTATCGGCAATGGTATTACCGATTCCCTGATTCAAAATGATTACTATCAGCCAATGGCTTGCGGTGAAGGTGGATATCCTCAACTTTtaactgatgaagattgTTCTACGATGGAGAAAAATACAAATCGTTGCCGTACGTTGAACCGTATCTGTTACGGTACAAAATCTAACATTGCATGTGTAGCTGCTACTGCATTCTGTGAATCTGTTACTGTGGGCACATTCCAAGAAAAAACTGGCTTGAATGTCTATGATATCAGGGGTCCTTGTGAGGATAATGATAGTGGCACCTGCTACTTTGGTATGAATTATGTTGATGATTACATGAACCAAAGATACGTACAGGACGCGTTGGGGTCAGATGTACACAATTATACCGGTTGTAACGATCAAGTATTCTTGGGATTTGCCCTAACTGGGGATGGTGCCAAGCCTTTCCAACAATATGTGACAGAACTGGTGGATTTAAACATTCCAGTCTTGCTCTACGCTGGTGATAAAGATTACATTTGTAACTGGTTGGGTAATAAAGCTTGGTCTGATAAATTAGATTGGAGATACGGTGAAAAGTACGAATCTCTACCTCTAAAGGCCTGGAAAAGTCAAAGtactggtgaaaaattgggtgAAGTTAAAAACTACGGGCCTTTGACCTTCTTAAGGATTTACGATGCTGGACACATGGTTCCTTATGACCAGCCTGAAGCCGCTCTTGAAATGGTGAACGACTGGATTACAGGTTCTCATGATTTTGGGTACTCGGAAGAGAGGTTAGATGCTGAAGACTTATGGCTAGAAAAGCTTAAAGAAATATGGCTAGAATAG
- the AVO1 gene encoding Avo1p (weakly similar to uniprot|Q08236 Saccharomyces cerevisiae YOL078W AVO1 Component of a membrane-bound complex containing the Tor2p kinase and other proteins which may have a role in regulation of cell growth), producing MDTETSINRLRAQFLSECPDKDLMRRIIKPYCHGHDVLRPKDVNSNIRKFYITPEGIDIFPDLESPPMSRNYMDNCLSNSNKKPGKGSKSSSQPNEYNSDSEAEMENYNKDGGGGVKNVPEKAQGLGLHRGDTTMAPHNFSDDDGESTSKVGEPVPMPILSEAQGEEEEGREDENNIIETNDLDSDSDDSDSDDSDFSSESRDSKKKGNSNRKLSFPRIFKGSKKENADSSRKSSGKKKASVSSQTNKRHNSAFDMNFGYEHGFEDTDEDEDEDEDDSGADLPSQFFQLDRQASKNSNNNEIGESESQPHRPNSNNSLSYINNNNSNTNVGGRDSSKKKSHFPQNMIPRPTLLDGGRNSSRSERFLKGGNGASNGAGNGNGNGNGNNNGNNNNYNGNLNGNSNGVGVNEEYLGSPGVTSEGTKSDEQEEEISDIESYINEQDLDNLNLDATPPMNEKSLSSKNELDITDNKDVVTTDSLPEDENSFNYPDNSDLVSSYGKSLLDSDFSGDNVFKPVDSATESNSILEDSDLQPETVSHSIPLSLDEYGIYHGQDDTTLDTAFDKAVLNIKGLKPSNLKEKRQYGRPNSRSTSISRHSNSSNAKGKDTTNSFMGASGDSNKVLKHVDSRAQMHASVDSKAEKSATPASSAYNNKNPAKNDWLSVEKTTNFGKPKNHNSQLSSLFRKKINPSKSSKDLLEYFSFVSGSKVPQFESTELNVYIEASKSFKRTPFNLQVRKSANVFEVIGFILFHYATEVEEKNMKDDGLKLEELQNPNRFCLKIVDEDGAPFEDDFGKLSRKKVIETLSDDEVVLCRVGDAEMESNERETPVPFNGGGEVMNGTEVLKKDLSSGALNQLSYYKPILGQDDANDNNGGNSKTIEVKVYIYPNTNKKFNFTNINVSVTSSINDILVKYCKMKHMDPNEYIVKIPEKKLALNLNDTVLRLDGNYQVEIISKKDARELNLEKLKPDIKKPNLPTIQSNDLTPLTLEPGTEYLKPEKVNEKSERENQSSAHRTLSKKKLAAKHKLGLSTPNSSTSSNNSVPLGNGFFKLKNNSKTSLHGSLSYYAPNRPLLAGTGVAAGLTDNGYQDLFSGAYHRYRVWRRQQMSLINKHERTLALDGDYIYIVPPENYLHWHENVKTKSLHISQVILCKKSKRVPEYFKIFFRRGQDEIKRYYFEAVSPEECTEIVSRIQNLASAYKMNHK from the coding sequence ATGGACACAGAGACCTCTATCAACAGGTTGAGGGCTCAGTTCCTTTCAGAATGCCCCGATAAGGATTTGATGAGGAGAATTATAAAGCCATATTGCCATGGACACGATGTGCTGCGTCCCAAGGACGTAAATTCTAACATCAGGAAGTTTTATATTACGCCTGAGGGTATTGATATATTCCCCGATTTAgaatcaccaccaatgTCTAGAAACTACATGGATAATTGTTTGTCTAATAGTAATAAGAAGCCGGGCAAGGGTAGTAAGTCATCATCACAACCTAATGAGTATAATTCCGACAGTGAAGCTGAAATGGAGAACTATAACAAggatggtggtggtggtgttaaAAATGTACCTGAAAAGGCCCAAGGATTAGGACTTCACAGAGGTGATACTACGATGGCTCCACATAATTttagtgatgatgatggtgaatcTACATCAAAAGTGGGGGAACCAGTGCCAATGCCCATATTATCAGAGGCTCAAGGggaggaagaggaaggtagagaagatgagaataatATTATTGAGACCAATGACTTAGATTCAGATTCGGATGATTCAGATTCGGATGATTCAGATTTTAGTTCAGAATCTAGGGACTCCAAGAAAAAAGGGAATAGTAATagaaaattatcatttccaagaattttcaAAGGCAGTAAGAAAGAGAATGCGGATTCAAGTCGCAAATCTTCaggtaagaagaaagctAGCGTATCATCTCAAACAAATAAAAGGCACAATAGTGCATTCGATATGAACTTTGGATATGAGCATGGGTTTGAAGatactgatgaagatgaagatgaggatgaagacgatAGCGGCGCAGATTTACCCTcacaatttttccaattggatAGACAAGCTTCCAAGAATTCCAATAATAACGAAATAGGTGAATCGGAATCACAGCCCCATAGAccaaatagtaataatagtTTGAGCTACAtcaataacaataatagcAATACTAATGTAGGAGGAAGAGACAGttcgaagaagaaatcacATTTTCCACAAAATATGATACCCAGACCTACTTTATTAGATGGTGGTAGAAATAGTAGTAGGTCAGAAAGGTTTTTGAAGGGTGGTAATGGTGCCAGTAATGGCGCcggtaatggtaatggtaatggtaacgGTAATAACAAcggtaataataataattataatgGTAATCTCAACGGTAATAGTAATGGTGTTGGTGTTAATGAGGAATATTTAGGTTCTCCAGGCGTAACTTCTGAAGGCACTAAATCTGATGAGCAAGAGGAGGAAATTTCTGATATTGAATCCTATATTAACGAACAAGATCTAgataatttgaatttaGATGCCACACCACCCATGAACGAGAAAAGTTTAAGttctaaaaatgaattggatattACGGATAATAAGGATGTTGTTACTACAGATTCATTaccagaagatgaaaattcttttaaCTATCCTGATAATTCAGATTTAGTCTCGTCCTATGGCAAGTCCCTATTGGATTCAGATTTCAGTGGTGATAACGTTTTTAAACCCGTGGATTCTGCTACCGAAAGTAATTCCATTTTAGAAGATTCAGATCTACAACCAGAGACAGTATCGCATTCAATCCCATTATCGCTGGACGAGTATGGGATTTATCACGGTCAAGATGATACTACATTGGATACAGCATTTGACAAAGCTGTGTTAAACATAAAAGGCCTGAAACCAtcgaatttgaaagaaaaaagacaaTACGGAAGACCAAATTCTCGTAGTACTTCCATTTCAAGACATTCAAACTCCTCCAATGCTAAAGGTAAAGACACTACGAATTCTTTCATGGGAGCCAGTGGTGATAGTAATAAAGTTCTGAAGCATGTCGATAGTAGGGCTCAAATGCATGCTTCAGTAGACTCTAAGGCTGAAAAATCAGCAACTCCTGCTAGCTCAGCgtataataataagaacCCTGCGAAAAATGATTGGTTAAGTGTTGAGAAAAcaacaaattttggtaaaccTAAGAATCATAACTCTCAACTATCTTCATTGTTCAGAAAGAAGATTAATCCCTCAAAGAGTTCCAAAGACCttttggaatatttttcctttgtaTCTGGTAGTAAAGTGCCTCAGTTTGAATCTACTGAATTGAACGTTTACATTGAAGCATctaaaagtttcaaaagaacTCCTTTCAATTTACAAGTTCGTAAATCGGCTAATGTATTTGAAGTCATTGGATTTATCTTATTCCACTATGCTACTGAAGTTGAGGAAAAGAACATGAAAGACGATGGATTGAAGCTAGAAGAACTGCAAAATCCCAACAGGTTTTGTCTAAAGATTgtagatgaagatggtgctCCCTTTGAAGACgattttggtaaattaaGTAGAAAGAAAGTAATTGAAACGCTTTCAGACGATGAGGTTGTTCTCTGTCGAGTTGGTGATGCTGAAATGGAATCAAATGAAAGGGAAACACCAGTCCCATTTAACGGTGGCGGCGAAGTGATGAATGGTACTGAGGTACTGAAAAAGGATTTGAGTTCAGGAGCACTGAACCAGTTGAGTTATTACAAACCCATTTTGGGTCAAGATGACGCTAACGATAATAACGGCGGAAACTCCAAAACCATTGAAGTAAAAGTTTACATTTATCCCAACACGAATAAGaaatttaatttcaccaatattAATGTTTCTGTCACTTCAAGTATCAACGATATTCTGGTAAAATATTGTAAGATGAAACATATGGATCCCAATGAATATATTGTCAAAATACCTGAGAAAAAGTTGGCACTCAATCTCAACGACACAGTTTTAAGACTAGACGGTAATTACCAAGTGGAAATAATCTCTAAGAAAGACGCAAGAGAATTGAACTTGGAAAAACTGAAACCGGACATTAAGAAACCTAATTTGCCTACAATTCAAAGTAATGACCTAACTCCATTAACATTAGAACCAGGTACGGAATATTTGAAACCAGAAAAGGTTAATGAGAAATCTGAAAGAGAAAACCAATCTAGTGCTCACAGGACTTTGagtaagaagaaattagcCGCGAAACATAAATTAGGTCTTTCCACTCCCAACTCTAGCActagtagtaataacagCGTTCCCCTAGGAAATGGATTCTTCAAGTTAAAGAATAATTCGAAGACATCACTTCATGGCTCACTATCTTATTATGCACCCAATAGACCTTTACTTGCTGGTACAGGTGTGGCAGCTGGTTTGACGGATAACGGTTATCAGGATCTATTTTCTGGTGCTTATCACAGATATAGAGTCTGGAGAAGACAACAGATGAGTTTGATAAATAAACATGAGAGGACTTTGGCGCTGGATGGTGATTACATCTACATCGTACCACCAGAAAACTATTTACATTGGCATGAAAACGTTAAAACCAAATCGTTACATATTAGCCAAGTTATTCTTTgcaaaaaatcaaaaagaGTACCTGAATacttcaaaatatttttcaGAAGGGGCCAAGATGAAATCAAAAGGTACTATTTTGAAGCAGTTTCCCCCGAGGAGTGTACAGAAATTGTCTCCAGAATCCAGAATCTTGCAAGTGCGTACAAGATGAATCACAAGTGA
- the REX4 gene encoding putative 3'-5' exonuclease (similar to uniprot|Q08237 Saccharomyces cerevisiae YOL080C REX4 Putative RNA exonuclease possibly involved in pre-rRNA processing and ribosome assembly) yields the protein MVLSSNWLELQKKSGDVSIKKRKSSKKSNKIAKPDVKPKKEPSKVMQVVYEMNRAIKKVEEDKKQGKQPEVKTQVPSKLDELLGKDVSSTKSKDIGKFIAIDGEFVGVGPEGKENALARVSLVNYNGYVIMDEYVKPRERVVDWRTWVSGIEPKHMRIAIDYKEVQQKVADILRDRILVGHAVAHDLSALALKHPRSMIRDTSLFTPFRKEYAEGKTPSLKKLAKNVLGIDVQEAEHSSVEDAKITMLLYKSRKKEIDRFHSAKNGGG from the coding sequence ATGGTACTTTCGTCAAATTGGTTGGAATTGCAAAAGAAATCTGGAGATGTAAGCATTAAAAAGAGGAAATCTAGTAAGAAATCTAATAAAATTGCCAAGCCTGATGTCAAACCCAAGAAGGAGCCCAGTAAAGTAATGCAAGTGGTATATGAAATGAACCGAGCTATTAAAAAAGTGGAAGAGGATAAGAAACAGGGCAAGCAGCCTGAAGTAAAGACGCAAGTCCCATCAAAATTGGATGAGCTGTTAGGTAAAGATGTATCCAGTacaaaatccaaagatattggtaaattcaTAGCCATAGATGGTGAATTTGTTGGTGTGGGGCctgaaggtaaagaaaATGCATTAGCAAGGGTTtcattggtgaattatAACGGATATGTGATAATGGATGAATACGTGAAGCCTCGAGAGAGAGTAGTAGATTGGAGGACATGGGTTAGCGGTATTGAACCAAAACATATGAGGATTGCTATAGATTATAAAGAAGTACAACAAAAAGTCGCTGATATTTTACGAGACAGAATACTAGTGGGGCATGCAGTTGCTCACGACCTTTCAGCTTTAGCTCTCAAACATCCAAGGTCAATGATAAGAGATACTTCTCTTTTTACACCatttagaaaagaatatGCTGAAGGTAAAACACCaagtttaaagaaattggctAAAAACGTGCTTGGTATTGATGTTCAAGAGGCTGAACATTCTTCTGTAGAGGATGCAAAAATTACTATGCTACTGTACAaatcaagaaagaaagagattGATAGATTTCATAGTGCTAAAAACGGTGGTGGTTGA